In a genomic window of Pangasianodon hypophthalmus isolate fPanHyp1 chromosome 1, fPanHyp1.pri, whole genome shotgun sequence:
- the zgc:111976 gene encoding mediator of RNA polymerase II transcription subunit 1 isoform X2 produces MLLNVGRRKQKPETAEMDSKVDVLKTTYLSGLRSKYAEKPWSETFQLVHRCMEKSRTDIMHCGPITRCLQKLQEAQNVTSLSAMVTRLEMIAKQRGLGSHLSPTETACYLTADLFYVEVLLLPGGEVEDVKVAQHGAAPESNASLCQLLRMKKFKEFSLKLDDLASLYNIPGDGDTKLKVYTSLQHLQKDLLKISNLPRIGSVTPSREGSPMSIEYYISPSDALMERLHPGEGSRSQTALVVVGVSAATHRLQMESLIPTPPQVDSLGLPAFIPLSEKCSESMPALFLLKIKPPVPMLNTFIHKMSQITDIPPDADLKGEPLFQLLQSAVLEDERSCDGKDAHFLVSLPDAEFHSYLIADAEWKCDIWKGSLIHTVPFTHPAHVPALLDLLRYQSAINTLLASCITSLKHQPELACDLSGEILPESDCSFSVTFSVPDSDTLAVLLVSVVDCRQLRCKLLMPGTVDHSLDDYISRVLTRCMSIPITLRALRKRISSLRAPELPLEPDSSRKAESSSSTPAHCAVENTPAVLPSAVLSPEPMGEDDLPSNPGHYVMSVAAAPAVDGANTDAIANPSPCASVGVYSHWVASSFPAELI; encoded by the exons ATGCTTTTAAATGTTGGAAG AAGAAAGCAGAAACCAGAAACAGCTGAGATGGACTCAAAAGTGGATG TCCTGAAGACGACCTATTTATCTGGATTAAGGTCCAAATATGCAGAAAAACCATGGAGTGAGACCTTTCAGCTGGTGCACAGATGCATG GAGAAATCTAGAACAGACATTATGCACTGTGGGCCAATCACGAGATGCCTGCAGAAACTCCAGGAAGCTCAGAATG TGACCTCTCTGAGTGCCATGGTGACGAGACTGGAGATGATTGCCAAACAGAGAGG ACTGGGCTCCCACTTGAGTCCCACAGAGACTGCGTGCTATCTGACAGCTGATCTGTTCTATGTGGAGGTGCTGCTGCTGCCTGGGGGAGAGGTTGAGGATGTGAAAGTCGCTCAGCATGGAGCAGCTCCTGAG tcaaATGCATCACTTTGTCAGCTGCTAAG GATGAAGAAATTTAAGGAATTCTCACTCAAGCTGGATGACCTTGCTTCTCTCTACAACATACCAGGCGACGG TGATACCAAGCTAAAGGTGTACACATCCCTTCAGCATCTGCAGAAAGACCTATTGAAGATCTCCAATTTACCAAG AATTGGAAGTGTTACACCTAGCAGAGAAG GAAGCCCAATGAGCATTGAGTACTACATCAGCCCCTCAGATGCTCTGATGGAGCGGTTACATCCAG GGGAGGGCAGCCGTAGCCAGACGGCCCTGGTGGTGGTGGGTGTCAGTGCCGCTACACACAGGTTACAGATGGAGTCTCTGATTCCCACACCACCTCAAGTGGACTCACTAGG GCTTCCTGCTTTCATCCCGCTGTCTGAAAAATGCTCCGAGTCCATGCCAGCCTTGTTCCTTCTCAAAATCAAGCCGCCAGTGCCCATGCTCAACACCTTCATCCACAAGATGAGCCAGATAACAG ACATTCCCCCAGATGCTGACCTGAAGGGGGAGCCACTTTTCCAGTTGCTCCAGTCGGCTGTTCTAGAGGACGAGAGATCATGTGATGGAAAAGATGCTCACTTTCTTGTA TCTCTGCCAGATGCTGAGTTTCACAGCTATTTGATCGCTGATGCTGAGTGGAAGTGTGACATCTGGAAAGGATCCCTAATTCACACAGTTCCTTTCACCCATCCTGCCCACGTGCCTGCCTTGTTGGACCTTCTCCGGTATCAGTCTGCCATTAACACCCTACTGGCGAGCTGCATCACCAGTCTTAAGCACCAGCCAG AGTTAGCATGTGACCTTAGTGGTGAAATCTTACCCGAGTCTGACTGCAGCTTTTCTGTGACCTTCAGCGTCCCGGACAGCGACACATTGGCAGTTT TGCTCGTTTCTGTGGTGGATTGTCGTCAGCTGCGCTGCAAGCTGCTAATGCCTGGTACAGTGGATCACTCTCTAGATGACTATATCTCCAGAGTCCTCACACG GTGCATGTCTATCCCCATCACTTTGAGAGCTTTACGGAAGAGGATATCCAGCTTGAGGGCTCCAGAACTGCCACTTGAACCTGATTCTTCTAGGAAAGCCGAGAGTTCATCCTCTACACCGGCACATTGTGCTGTAGAAAACACTCCAGCAGTCCTCCCTTCTGCCGTGCTCTCCCCTGAGCCCATGGGGGAGGACGATCTTCCCTCTAACCCTGGCCACTATGTCATGTCTGTAGCTGCTGCTCCGGCAGTTGATGGTGCTAATACAGATGCAATTGCTAACCCTTCGCCCTGTGCCTCTGTGGGTGTTTATTCACACTGGGTGGCCAGCAGCTTTCCAGCTGAGCTGATTTAG
- the zgc:111976 gene encoding mediator of RNA polymerase II transcription subunit 1 isoform X1: MLLNVGRRKQKPETAEMDSKVDVLKTTYLSGLRSKYAEKPWSETFQLVHRCMEKSRTDIMHCGPITRCLQKLQEAQNVTSLSAMVTRLEMIAKQRGLGSHLSPTETACYLTADLFYVEVLLLPGGEVEDVKVAQHGAAPESNASLCQLLRMKKFKEFSLKLDDLASLYNIPGDGDTKLKVYTSLQHLQKDLLKISNLPRRLIESDAHVDMVLNGRIGSVTPSREGSPMSIEYYISPSDALMERLHPGEGSRSQTALVVVGVSAATHRLQMESLIPTPPQVDSLGLPAFIPLSEKCSESMPALFLLKIKPPVPMLNTFIHKMSQITDIPPDADLKGEPLFQLLQSAVLEDERSCDGKDAHFLVSLPDAEFHSYLIADAEWKCDIWKGSLIHTVPFTHPAHVPALLDLLRYQSAINTLLASCITSLKHQPELACDLSGEILPESDCSFSVTFSVPDSDTLAVLLVSVVDCRQLRCKLLMPGTVDHSLDDYISRVLTRCMSIPITLRALRKRISSLRAPELPLEPDSSRKAESSSSTPAHCAVENTPAVLPSAVLSPEPMGEDDLPSNPGHYVMSVAAAPAVDGANTDAIANPSPCASVGVYSHWVASSFPAELI, translated from the exons ATGCTTTTAAATGTTGGAAG AAGAAAGCAGAAACCAGAAACAGCTGAGATGGACTCAAAAGTGGATG TCCTGAAGACGACCTATTTATCTGGATTAAGGTCCAAATATGCAGAAAAACCATGGAGTGAGACCTTTCAGCTGGTGCACAGATGCATG GAGAAATCTAGAACAGACATTATGCACTGTGGGCCAATCACGAGATGCCTGCAGAAACTCCAGGAAGCTCAGAATG TGACCTCTCTGAGTGCCATGGTGACGAGACTGGAGATGATTGCCAAACAGAGAGG ACTGGGCTCCCACTTGAGTCCCACAGAGACTGCGTGCTATCTGACAGCTGATCTGTTCTATGTGGAGGTGCTGCTGCTGCCTGGGGGAGAGGTTGAGGATGTGAAAGTCGCTCAGCATGGAGCAGCTCCTGAG tcaaATGCATCACTTTGTCAGCTGCTAAG GATGAAGAAATTTAAGGAATTCTCACTCAAGCTGGATGACCTTGCTTCTCTCTACAACATACCAGGCGACGG TGATACCAAGCTAAAGGTGTACACATCCCTTCAGCATCTGCAGAAAGACCTATTGAAGATCTCCAATTTACCAAG aCGTTTGATAGAGAGTGACGCTCATGTTGATATGGTTCTGAATGGCAGAATTGGAAGTGTTACACCTAGCAGAGAAG GAAGCCCAATGAGCATTGAGTACTACATCAGCCCCTCAGATGCTCTGATGGAGCGGTTACATCCAG GGGAGGGCAGCCGTAGCCAGACGGCCCTGGTGGTGGTGGGTGTCAGTGCCGCTACACACAGGTTACAGATGGAGTCTCTGATTCCCACACCACCTCAAGTGGACTCACTAGG GCTTCCTGCTTTCATCCCGCTGTCTGAAAAATGCTCCGAGTCCATGCCAGCCTTGTTCCTTCTCAAAATCAAGCCGCCAGTGCCCATGCTCAACACCTTCATCCACAAGATGAGCCAGATAACAG ACATTCCCCCAGATGCTGACCTGAAGGGGGAGCCACTTTTCCAGTTGCTCCAGTCGGCTGTTCTAGAGGACGAGAGATCATGTGATGGAAAAGATGCTCACTTTCTTGTA TCTCTGCCAGATGCTGAGTTTCACAGCTATTTGATCGCTGATGCTGAGTGGAAGTGTGACATCTGGAAAGGATCCCTAATTCACACAGTTCCTTTCACCCATCCTGCCCACGTGCCTGCCTTGTTGGACCTTCTCCGGTATCAGTCTGCCATTAACACCCTACTGGCGAGCTGCATCACCAGTCTTAAGCACCAGCCAG AGTTAGCATGTGACCTTAGTGGTGAAATCTTACCCGAGTCTGACTGCAGCTTTTCTGTGACCTTCAGCGTCCCGGACAGCGACACATTGGCAGTTT TGCTCGTTTCTGTGGTGGATTGTCGTCAGCTGCGCTGCAAGCTGCTAATGCCTGGTACAGTGGATCACTCTCTAGATGACTATATCTCCAGAGTCCTCACACG GTGCATGTCTATCCCCATCACTTTGAGAGCTTTACGGAAGAGGATATCCAGCTTGAGGGCTCCAGAACTGCCACTTGAACCTGATTCTTCTAGGAAAGCCGAGAGTTCATCCTCTACACCGGCACATTGTGCTGTAGAAAACACTCCAGCAGTCCTCCCTTCTGCCGTGCTCTCCCCTGAGCCCATGGGGGAGGACGATCTTCCCTCTAACCCTGGCCACTATGTCATGTCTGTAGCTGCTGCTCCGGCAGTTGATGGTGCTAATACAGATGCAATTGCTAACCCTTCGCCCTGTGCCTCTGTGGGTGTTTATTCACACTGGGTGGCCAGCAGCTTTCCAGCTGAGCTGATTTAG
- the zgc:111976 gene encoding mediator of RNA polymerase II transcription subunit 1 isoform X3, with protein sequence MLLNVGRRKQKPETAEMDSKVDVLKTTYLSGLRSKYAEKPWSETFQLVHRCMEKSRTDIMHCGPITRCLQKLQEAQNVTSLSAMVTRLEMIAKQRGLGSHLSPTETACYLTADLFYVEVLLLPGGEVEDVKVAQHGAAPESNASLCQLLRMKKFKEFSLKLDDLASLYNIPGDGDTKLKVYTSLQHLQKDLLKISNLPRRLIESDAHVDMVLNGRIGSVTPSREGSPMSIEYYISPSDALMERLHPGEGSRSQTALVVVGVSAATHRLQMESLIPTPPQVDSLGLPAFIPLSEKCSESMPALFLLKIKPPVPMLNTFIHKMSQITDIPPDADLKGEPLFQLLQSAVLEDERSCDGKDAHFLVSAINTLLASCITSLKHQPELACDLSGEILPESDCSFSVTFSVPDSDTLAVLLVSVVDCRQLRCKLLMPGTVDHSLDDYISRVLTRCMSIPITLRALRKRISSLRAPELPLEPDSSRKAESSSSTPAHCAVENTPAVLPSAVLSPEPMGEDDLPSNPGHYVMSVAAAPAVDGANTDAIANPSPCASVGVYSHWVASSFPAELI encoded by the exons ATGCTTTTAAATGTTGGAAG AAGAAAGCAGAAACCAGAAACAGCTGAGATGGACTCAAAAGTGGATG TCCTGAAGACGACCTATTTATCTGGATTAAGGTCCAAATATGCAGAAAAACCATGGAGTGAGACCTTTCAGCTGGTGCACAGATGCATG GAGAAATCTAGAACAGACATTATGCACTGTGGGCCAATCACGAGATGCCTGCAGAAACTCCAGGAAGCTCAGAATG TGACCTCTCTGAGTGCCATGGTGACGAGACTGGAGATGATTGCCAAACAGAGAGG ACTGGGCTCCCACTTGAGTCCCACAGAGACTGCGTGCTATCTGACAGCTGATCTGTTCTATGTGGAGGTGCTGCTGCTGCCTGGGGGAGAGGTTGAGGATGTGAAAGTCGCTCAGCATGGAGCAGCTCCTGAG tcaaATGCATCACTTTGTCAGCTGCTAAG GATGAAGAAATTTAAGGAATTCTCACTCAAGCTGGATGACCTTGCTTCTCTCTACAACATACCAGGCGACGG TGATACCAAGCTAAAGGTGTACACATCCCTTCAGCATCTGCAGAAAGACCTATTGAAGATCTCCAATTTACCAAG aCGTTTGATAGAGAGTGACGCTCATGTTGATATGGTTCTGAATGGCAGAATTGGAAGTGTTACACCTAGCAGAGAAG GAAGCCCAATGAGCATTGAGTACTACATCAGCCCCTCAGATGCTCTGATGGAGCGGTTACATCCAG GGGAGGGCAGCCGTAGCCAGACGGCCCTGGTGGTGGTGGGTGTCAGTGCCGCTACACACAGGTTACAGATGGAGTCTCTGATTCCCACACCACCTCAAGTGGACTCACTAGG GCTTCCTGCTTTCATCCCGCTGTCTGAAAAATGCTCCGAGTCCATGCCAGCCTTGTTCCTTCTCAAAATCAAGCCGCCAGTGCCCATGCTCAACACCTTCATCCACAAGATGAGCCAGATAACAG ACATTCCCCCAGATGCTGACCTGAAGGGGGAGCCACTTTTCCAGTTGCTCCAGTCGGCTGTTCTAGAGGACGAGAGATCATGTGATGGAAAAGATGCTCACTTTCTTGTA TCTGCCATTAACACCCTACTGGCGAGCTGCATCACCAGTCTTAAGCACCAGCCAG AGTTAGCATGTGACCTTAGTGGTGAAATCTTACCCGAGTCTGACTGCAGCTTTTCTGTGACCTTCAGCGTCCCGGACAGCGACACATTGGCAGTTT TGCTCGTTTCTGTGGTGGATTGTCGTCAGCTGCGCTGCAAGCTGCTAATGCCTGGTACAGTGGATCACTCTCTAGATGACTATATCTCCAGAGTCCTCACACG GTGCATGTCTATCCCCATCACTTTGAGAGCTTTACGGAAGAGGATATCCAGCTTGAGGGCTCCAGAACTGCCACTTGAACCTGATTCTTCTAGGAAAGCCGAGAGTTCATCCTCTACACCGGCACATTGTGCTGTAGAAAACACTCCAGCAGTCCTCCCTTCTGCCGTGCTCTCCCCTGAGCCCATGGGGGAGGACGATCTTCCCTCTAACCCTGGCCACTATGTCATGTCTGTAGCTGCTGCTCCGGCAGTTGATGGTGCTAATACAGATGCAATTGCTAACCCTTCGCCCTGTGCCTCTGTGGGTGTTTATTCACACTGGGTGGCCAGCAGCTTTCCAGCTGAGCTGATTTAG